A single region of the Salvia miltiorrhiza cultivar Shanhuang (shh) chromosome 8, IMPLAD_Smil_shh, whole genome shotgun sequence genome encodes:
- the LOC130996854 gene encoding uncharacterized protein LOC130996854 isoform X4 — translation MCLHLLEKVASLIFTFSVRITFHHHRHHSRFVNLQRALIQILAELKLELCGTSTAACDQYSEVELRSAAAARIVTQDDVNEYAALGRIFILH, via the exons ATGTGCTTG CATTTATTAGAGAAGGTGGCTAGCCTGATTTTCACATTCAGTGTGCGCATTACTTtccatcatcatcgtcatcacTCTCGATTCGTCAATTTACAGAGGGCTCTTATTCAG ATTTTAGCCGAGTTGAAGCTGGAGCTGTGCGGCACTAGCACTGCTGCCTGTGATCAGTACTCTGAAGTGGAGTTGcggtctgctgctgctgctcgaatTGTCACTCAG GATGACGTGAACGAATATGCGGCACTGGGGAGGATTTTCATCCTACATTAA
- the LOC130996854 gene encoding uncharacterized protein LOC130996854 isoform X1, with translation MCLHLLEKVASLIFTFSVRITFHHHRHHSRFVNLQRALIQKALHKCEKILAELKLELCGTSTAACDQYSEVELRSAAAARIVTQDDVNEYAALGRIFILH, from the exons ATGTGCTTG CATTTATTAGAGAAGGTGGCTAGCCTGATTTTCACATTCAGTGTGCGCATTACTTtccatcatcatcgtcatcacTCTCGATTCGTCAATTTACAGAGGGCTCTTATTCAG AAGGCTTTACACAAATGTGAGAAGATTTTAGCCGAGTTGAAGCTGGAGCTGTGCGGCACTAGCACTGCTGCCTGTGATCAGTACTCTGAAGTGGAGTTGcggtctgctgctgctgctcgaatTGTCACTCAG GATGACGTGAACGAATATGCGGCACTGGGGAGGATTTTCATCCTACATTAA
- the LOC130996854 gene encoding uncharacterized protein LOC130996854 isoform X2, with amino-acid sequence MCLHLLEKVASLIFTFSVRITFHHHRHHSRFVNLQRALIQALHKCEKILAELKLELCGTSTAACDQYSEVELRSAAAARIVTQDDVNEYAALGRIFILH; translated from the exons ATGTGCTTG CATTTATTAGAGAAGGTGGCTAGCCTGATTTTCACATTCAGTGTGCGCATTACTTtccatcatcatcgtcatcacTCTCGATTCGTCAATTTACAGAGGGCTCTTATTCAG GCTTTACACAAATGTGAGAAGATTTTAGCCGAGTTGAAGCTGGAGCTGTGCGGCACTAGCACTGCTGCCTGTGATCAGTACTCTGAAGTGGAGTTGcggtctgctgctgctgctcgaatTGTCACTCAG GATGACGTGAACGAATATGCGGCACTGGGGAGGATTTTCATCCTACATTAA
- the LOC130996854 gene encoding uncharacterized protein LOC130996854 isoform X3 gives MCLHLLEKVASLIFTFSVRITFHHHRHHSRFVNLQRALIQKALHKCEKILAELKLELCGTSTAACDQYSEVELRSAAAARIVTQNESLSYLNFFNAG, from the exons ATGTGCTTG CATTTATTAGAGAAGGTGGCTAGCCTGATTTTCACATTCAGTGTGCGCATTACTTtccatcatcatcgtcatcacTCTCGATTCGTCAATTTACAGAGGGCTCTTATTCAG AAGGCTTTACACAAATGTGAGAAGATTTTAGCCGAGTTGAAGCTGGAGCTGTGCGGCACTAGCACTGCTGCCTGTGATCAGTACTCTGAAGTGGAGTTGcggtctgctgctgctgctcgaatTGTCACTCAG AATGAGAGTTTGAgctatttaaattttttcaatGCAGGATGA